A single region of the Thermoproteales archaeon genome encodes:
- a CDS encoding HEPN domain-containing protein codes for MAKNEVLALRRRALEFLEEAREAIEKRRYDLSVFFSEQSVQLYLKSLILELIGEIPRTYSMRELLGFLRKIEGIEVDKFIKTRREALIALEDAYLLSRYFLREYNREEAERLYEIAVEVIKFAEKFRRYTKD; via the coding sequence ATGGCTAAAAATGAAGTCCTAGCGTTAAGGAGGAGAGCATTAGAATTTTTAGAAGAAGCTCGTGAAGCTATAGAAAAAAGGCGCTATGATTTGTCGGTATTTTTTTCAGAGCAATCAGTCCAACTCTATCTTAAATCATTAATTCTAGAGCTCATAGGAGAAATTCCGCGAACCTACTCTATGAGAGAATTGCTAGGTTTTCTAAGAAAAATCGAAGGTATAGAAGTAGATAAATTTATAAAAACACGGAGAGAAGCGTTAATAGCGCTCGAAGACGCCTACCTGCTTTCTAGATACTTTCTAAGAGAGTATAATCGGGAAGAGGCTGAAAGACTTTATGAAATAGCAGTAGAGGTGATAAAATTTGCAGAAAAATTTCGACGTTATACTAAAGATTAA
- a CDS encoding nucleotidyltransferase domain-containing protein, with protein MQKNFDVILKIKAEKLKMLQNWRTYVKKIAKAFKKELPDAEIYIFGSVIEGREVGGSDVDILVVSNLLPSSNLERAKLKAKIEKDLKLPLYHPFEMHLANKEEAKHYLKHVKKLEKLNKTSAHS; from the coding sequence TTGCAGAAAAATTTCGACGTTATACTAAAGATTAAAGCCGAAAAACTTAAAATGCTTCAAAATTGGCGTACTTATGTTAAAAAGATAGCTAAAGCATTTAAAAAAGAGCTTCCAGATGCTGAAATTTACATTTTCGGCAGCGTTATCGAAGGTAGAGAAGTAGGAGGCAGCGATGTAGATATACTAGTAGTCTCCAACCTACTACCCAGCTCAAACCTAGAAAGAGCCAAGCTAAAAGCTAAAATAGAAAAAGATTTGAAGCTTCCATTATATCATCCTTTTGAGATGCATCTAGCCAACAAGGAAGAAGCAAAGCATTACCTTAAACATGTAAAAAAATTAGAAAAATTAAATAAAACTTCTGCTCATTCATAA
- a CDS encoding type II toxin-antitoxin system RelE/ParE family toxin: MRECKVEEKPSFKRSLRKLDEETNRRVKEAINILKRNFSLGKPLKGKLKNLWRYRVGKYRIVYLPKPCHIILILIGHRDTVYS, translated from the coding sequence ATGAGGGAATGCAAAGTAGAAGAAAAGCCTTCTTTCAAGCGGAGCCTAAGAAAACTCGATGAAGAAACTAACAGAAGAGTGAAGGAAGCTATAAACATACTAAAAAGGAATTTCTCTTTGGGAAAGCCTCTTAAAGGCAAACTTAAAAATCTCTGGAGGTATAGAGTGGGCAAGTACAGAATAGTATATCTACCAAAGCCATGCCATATAATTCTTATATTAATAGGACATAGAGACACGGTTTATTCTTAA